tttcaggaacgcgatagtgggtgggcgctgtcgcggatactgaatttaattgttaatgtaaataaatatatgccaatgcatgcaggatgtgccatacaattaccgcgagaggtacgactaaagaaagcagtaatcaatgtatgctcgacggacaatgcatgttttgcgtggtcggtggtggccgctctgtatccagccgaaagtcacgtatctctcgcatcgtcatatcctcattatacaacagtgttgaatatccaggatattgaatttccaatgacattgaaccaaattaaaaagtttgaacatatcaacaacatctccatcaatgtctataccattgagaataagaaggtgttaccaatacgagtcaccgataagaagatggaaagacatgtaaatttgttgtatttagaaggagcaaacgacgtgggacatttcacatggattaagaacttatctcgcctcgtatgcacacaattgagtaaacataatggcaggaaatacttttgtgataggtatgtatataataaatcttttaaatattttatgttagataaaaattatgcctcttattgcagatgcttacactactttagttcgaatgagaagctgaaagctcacaccatggattgtgagaagatgaacgattgtgcaatcatattgccaaatgatgattgcagtaagtggctcagcttcagcaactacaacaggaaagagcgtgttccgtttatcgtgtatgccgatctggaatgcatcctggagaaaacggatactgatcgagaagcgtcaagatacacgtaccagcatcatcgagtatttagcgtgggatattatgtgcggtgctcgtacgacgactcgttatctacgtttcaatgtcgtcgcgatcctgattgcgtatcatggtttgtgagacaacttcaagatttgtcacatcgtgtaaagtccatcttatcgaccaatgtacccatggaaaatttatcagctgaacaattacgaaattttaatacggcaacacactgccatatatgcgaaacaccgtttacgcgagatgatatgcgagtacgcgatcattgccacttaaccggtcagtacagaggtcctgcacattcaaatcacaatctaaattataaagacgcatttgccatccctatagtctttcacaatttatccggttatgattcatattttattatcaaggagatagccacagcatttgagggtgatgtcactgtattgccgataacaaaagagaagtacatttcatttacaaaatacgttgaaaacgcgaatgaagaatcaaactcgcgcaagcgcataaaattgcaattcatcgattcatttaaatttttaaatacaagtctcgagaaattggtatcttttcttagtaaagataaacttgaaattacacggtccgagtttcaaaaattatctgcggaagattttgatttattgacgcgaaaaggggtgtttccatacgagtacattgactgtattgaaaagttggaccaatcatgtttaccatcacgcaattcattttacagttccttaactggcgatacagtatccgaaaacgactacgcacacgctgtcaacgtgtggaagcggttctccattgaaacgctcggcgagtatagcgatttgtatctgaagacggatgtcttgctgttggctgatatttttgaaaattttcgcaatagttgcatcgcaagttatggactcgaccccgcgcactattatactttgcctggttttacatgggatgccatgctgaagcatacacgtatcaatttcgaacttcttaccgatatcgacatggtcctatttatcgaacgtggtatacgtggtggtttgagtcaatgttccaacagacGCGCACGAGCCAACAACAAATACACGCAGTCGCACGATCCATCGCAACCgtcgtcatatttaatgtatttcgatgtaaataatttgtacggctgggcaatgtgtcaaccattaccatgtgccaattttcagtgggtcaacaacaaagatgtagatgtaatgaccgtagcgttagactcatcgacggggtatattttggaagtcgatctggagtatccgcaacatctgcatgattcacacactgacctaccgttctgcccaacacatgataaaccgcctggcaagcgtcaggagaagctcctcgcaactctatacgataagaagcgttacgtaatacactatcgcaatctgcagcaatgtattcgtcacggccttcgcgtaactgaagttcaccgcgtattacagttttcccaatccccatggcttcgcgattacatcgaactaaatacaaagttcagaactcttgctacaaacgattttgagaaaaatttatataagttaatgaataatgcagtgtttggtaaaaccatggagaatgtgcgcaatcatgtagatgtcaaattagtaacgaaatggggagggagatacggtgcagaggcactaatcgctaaaccaaatttccacagtcgcaggatattttcggaaaacctagttgcgatcgaactgcataaattgttcgtaaaatttaacaaaccaatctatgtgggcatgtgtatactagatatatctaagatttgtttgtatgaattccattacgattacatgttacccacacataggaataaatgtaaaattatgtataccgatacagacagtctaatctatcacatcgagtgtgacgatatttatgaacttatgatacgcgatattacccgctttgacacgagcgattatcccacagataatcgatatggtattccgcttgctaataagaaggtaccaggtttaatgaaagatgaaaataatggtgcgattatgacggaatttgttggattgagagcgaaaatgtatgccatacaagtcgatggtaagaaagatacgaaaaaggtgaaaggtgtcaagagtaatgttgtagcgcgaactataacatttgatgattatgtgcaatgtttgatgggtgaggttgaaaagatttgtcaccaatcgtgtataagatccatgttgcatgaagtgtacacggtatcagaaacaaaaattgctttgagtccaaacgatgacaaacgatatattgtaccatattcaaccaagacgctgccgtgggggcattataaaataccgctttagacataccaatatacatatgtttgtaacaccataaaagatccaagaatgcaaagtttgcagaatgctGTGGGGAGAAaccataaaagatccaagaacgcaaagtttgcagaatgTTGTGGGAGAAGCTGAAGGCATACAATTCTACTAATGTTGGCAGATACGAGCGAGTACCACTCCCATTCCTAAGAAGACCAAGTCCTCCCCCACTCGAGTAatgcactatacagggtgtcccgtaaatagtgtaagagccggaaatgtggggtagctgagacgattctgaacaacaatttcctttgcaaaaatgtcggatggagcttcgtctttgaattattaacgaaaaacactgacgaatcacgacgcgcgcctgccgcgcgctcagggccgtccgaactaagagagccaccgtgtcgggtaggtagcaagatgtgcatcggagatacgtcgaggaacgaatacaaataattaaaaatactaccaccgcaactgttacctctgcggattggataaatcagccagctaaatcgaatttattaattatttgtattcgctgtttccaaggaagaaggaataaaatgtgggaagatgctctcggaatttttaggaaattaattcttcgcacctgaatgacgcttctcgccagagtgtgttaaaattaaaatgagaattatattcagaaaattaaaataaatacggtaagaaccatttgtaatcgtttgttattaaaaactgtactggaaaagcaggctggatttgtgcgtaccgaaacattcttcgcatgcaaggggttaatagagaattaattgaaattcgccttacccatttacttgcaagttgcaatagggccggttagtgcacccctgtcaatcatggaaaggtcgaagaccccaataaaaatcagctgatgggacggcccggtcactgcactcgcttcttaccccgaaaacacttcgcAGCACGGTCACtaacacttttcacttttacattttcggggtaagaagcgggtgcagtgaccgggccgtcccatcagctgtttTTTATtgaggtcttcgacctttccgtgatcgacaggagtgcactaaccgggccttattgtcagcgcagcagagcaacttgctagtaaatgggtaagtcgaatttcaattatttctctattaaagcctttgcattcgaggaatgtttcggtatgcacaAATCCAGTTTGCTTTTcttgtacagtttttaataacaaacgattacaaatggttcttaccgtatttattttaattttctgaaaataattcttattttaattttaacacactctggcgagaagcgtcactcaggtgcgaagaattaatttcctaaaaattccgagagcatcttcccacattttatttcttctttcttggaaacagcgaatacaaataattaataaattcgatttagctggctgatttatccaatccgcagaggtaacagttgcggtggtagtatttttaattatttgtattcgttcctcgacgtatctccgatgcacatcttgctacctacccgacacggtggctctcttagttcggacggccctgagcgcgcggcaggcgcgcgtcgtgattcgtcagtgtttttcgttaataattcaaaaacgaagctccatccgacatttttgcaaaggaaattgttgttcagaatcgtctcagctaccccacatttccggctcttacactatttacgggacaccctgtataaagagtTGTACGACCAGTCCATACCATTTATAGCCGAAAGtgatttcataaatttttttacataaaaataaaaaaattgtttaataatggTTGCAGACAAGTGGGTCGAAGGTAtgtaaaacagaaataatttttatcacattagtttgtatcatattttaacaatcgattacaaaatataatattctaatatgaaCATTCTCGCCCCCCACACAGCAAGAGGTAGCGCAGCTGGGACTCGTCCATATGCGGAAGCCGTCTTACTTTCAGTAAGATACAATGTTATTAATAAGAGACACTGCATATGGGGAGGCAAGTGCTATAGGCGGAGGCGGGAGCCATACCGTATCTGCAAGGAATGCCTAGACGCGCTGCCAAGCTATGAAAATATTGAGTATGACAAAGAGCCGACACATATTTTGGTAACGTCGTCGATGTTTGATGGCCGTTATAGTATATTATATTGTGGTAAATGCGGTACA
The Colletes latitarsis isolate SP2378_abdomen chromosome 14, iyColLati1, whole genome shotgun sequence DNA segment above includes these coding regions:
- the LOC143350219 gene encoding uncharacterized protein LOC143350219, yielding MDHQEQELYEQAAQLRSMEEYNLWEHRFGDYLDSLEEQSRIKRLRLSIGEKQSLIARIARLESLKDSTRNRFVHAGAGHSARLRWREIDTAFVNRILTGAVINSNHIEPRNFLEDARDIVVDHVRNIVLKHDSVKINTILNGEFVAGNKCANKSVNTKNCELFRLSDLREWYDLRVIEPILASLDEFQERDSGWALSRILNLIVNVNKYMPMHAGCAIQLPREVRLKKAVINVCSTDNACFAWSVVAALYPAESHVSLASSYPHYTTVLNIQDIEFPMTLNQIKKFEHINNISINVYTIENKKVLPIRVTDKKMERHVNLLYLEGANDVGHFTWIKNLSRLVCTQLSKHNGRKYFCDRMLWGETIKDPRTQSLQNVVGEAEGIQFY